In bacterium, the DNA window ATGAGCCTCGAGAAAATGACTGGGTCAGCGCTGCAGTATGACGGATCGACTATCGTTGCCAATAACCTTTTAAATGCATGCAAGGGACTCGCTGTTAACGGGAATGCCGGTATTACTCAGACAATTGAAGTGCCGGATACCGGTGGCGGAAAATACACCATCGTTATTACCGATGGCATTATTACGAGCATCACATGAGCGAACCGGAACACATCGAACATTCTCATCTTGAGCCGCCATACTCCTGCCAGTACCACCTGGTAAAAATGGAGCAAGTCTCTCAGCAACTAGCCGATCTGCGCGATGCGGTGAAAGAACTAAACTCATCGATCAAAGGGAATGGTAAAGAGGGAATCATCGTCAAGGTAGATCGCAATACCAACTTCAGGATGCTGATGACGAAGTTGCTATGGTTACTTTTCACACCCCTTTACGGTGGTTTGATCGCATTCGTTTTTCAACATTTTATGGCACATCACTGAGGAAAGCATGAGCCTGTTAACTGCCGTGCCCATTGTGGGACAGATCATCGATAAAGCTGCCGGTATCATTGACAAGTGGGTTCCGGACAAAGACCTTGCTGCAAAGTTGAATCATGACTTGCAAGCGCAGATGCTGTCGCTCGACTACAGTGCACTGGAAAAAGAAATCGATGCCAAGGCGAAAGTACTGGTCGCGGAAGTTCAGGGACAAAGCTGGCTGCAACGCAACTGGCGACCATTGCTCATGCTCGTGTTCACATATATCGTTGCACACAACTTCGTGATCGCACCGATCTTCGGAATCACGTCAGTACCCGTACCGGAGCAGATGTGGACGCTCTTGAACATTGGAATCGGTGGTTACATCGTCGGTCGCAGCGCCGAGAAAATTGCAACAGTGGTAAAAAAGGGTATAGATCAAACAGCCTCTTGATCATCGTCTGAAAGAAGCTGTTTTAAAGCGATTACTTCAGGTGGAAGCAAATCTCGTTGATCACCCTGAACATCGTCTTCCCAACAAATGAGGTAGTCGCAGTCTTCTCTTTTTTGATGATTTATAAAACCACTTGCAAGTAGTTTAAACTCAGCAACATAGTATTGTCCTGTTTTTCTATCGACTAATATAGCATCTGGTTTCTGACCAACAGGAACAAATTCAAGCCTTTTAAGTAGCTCTGTATTCAAGCCACAGCAATATTCTAATTCGAGTTGTTCTGAAAGACTATTAAAAACAGCGTATAGGTCTGTCTCATTTCTTGGTTCCCAATAACGAGAGTTATCTCTTCTAAAAGGTTCAATTTGAATATGTCGAAGATTTTTCTTGTCAAAAACAAAGTCTCTTTCCGTTGTTGGGATTGATACTTTTACTAAAGTGCCGTCCTGTTCAGTAACGACCTTTTCTAGTTCAGTTGGTTGCTGAACATTTTTCAGCGAGAAAACTATTATTTTTTCATTTGAATCGTATTCGATTGAAAAAGTGTCATTGTCATTGATTGCGAATTTTTTGTAGAAGGGTCTACCTAGTCCACCAATTGAGTTATTCGGTGAGAGCAAGAGGTTTTCAAGTATCTCACTGTGTTCATCATTGTTAAGAAAATAGACAACTTTGACTTTCATTCGAGTAGGAGGAGTAAGAGAGTTTTTCCTTACGAATTCTGCACCAAGATGTACATTGCCAATCAGCCGGTATCTTGCAGTCACTGTGTAGTTAATTGATGGCATTTCTTCCTCCGTGAATTTGTAACTCTAACAAGGTAACAAGCCAGTGATTAAGCAACAAATGAGAGTTCAAGAATTACTTTCTGAATTACGTAGGCGCAGTAAATGTCGATAGAAATAAAAGTTATCTCGGCAGCATCTGGTAAATATTCTTCACGTCCTACCGGTACGGAGATCGATACCATCGTTATTCACTACACCGCGAATGGCAGTCTCGAGGATACGATTGCATGGTTTCAGAATCCTGCGAATAAGGTATCGGCGCACTATGTGATTGGTTTAGATGGTCGTATTGTCCGTATGGTGCCAGATTCAAAGCGGGCTTATCATGCTGGTGTTTCATCATTGAATGGTCGCACCGGTGTCAATGCATTTTCGATTGGCATCGAACTGGTCAACTGGGGTCCCCTCAAACTGCGCGATGGATCATACTTTTCATGGCCAGGTGATTATACGCACCCTTATGAGGGGGATACACCCCAACTGATCGCTGGCGAATACTGGCAACCGTTTCCGGAACCACAGCTAACTGCCCTCGAACAACTGGTACAACTCCTCCGCGAAGAGTACCCGATTCAGTGGATTGTAGGACACAACGAGATCGCCCCCGAGCGCAAGCGTGACCCTGGTCCCGCCTTCCCGTGGGAGCGGTTTCGCCCCAATGTTTGATTGTTCCTAGACATTCCTCAATTCACCCAAATTAGTCCCTACCTAAATATCCTGTAACCCTTGTCAGTAAAGGGATAGCGGTCATTTACAATGACTTGACTTCCCGTATAACCTTGTCTATTGTTCCATCACAAGAGCACTTATCACAAGGATATACAATGAGTTACACGGTATTTAACCAGCGTTTCGGAATCGAGATTGAAACAGCTGGGTGTAAGCGAGACAAGATCGCTCAAGCGATAAAGTCTGTAGTCAATGGAACAGTTTCCCAAGATCCCAGCGGTGCCTATAGCGCAACCCTTGTCACTCAACCCGATGGACGACAATGGCGAGTCCAGAATGACCGATCGATCATGGTGATGCGTGGGACTCAAGGCTCAGAGATTGTATCTCCAATTCTTACCTACGAAGACTTACCGATACTTCAACTGATCATCCGTGCAGTAAAGCTTGCAGGTTGCATACCTCACCGTAGTTGCAGTGTACACATACACGTTGATGCTGCTCCGCATACGGCAACATCGTTAGCCAATCTTGCAAAGATGGTGTACCGGAATGAAGACATGTTGTATCAGGCTATTGGTACATCGGAAGACCGGCGTAATCGTTGGACAAAGCCTCTGGAGCAAGAGTTTATAGATCGATTGGTAAAGCATCGGCCAGATGATATGAACCAACTGAATCGGGCTTGGTATGGTCGACAGAATAACTCACCTGAACACTACGATAGCTCAAGATATCACGGTTTAAACTTCAACAACCTGTGGCGCACGATTCAAACGATTGAGTTCCGATACTTTAACGCCTCTCTAAATACTCAGAAGATTACCAGTTGGATCCAGCTAGTACTGGCCATGTCAGCCAAGGCTCTTTGCCTCAAGCAAACCACACACAACAAGATCAAGACCGATAATCCCAAGTTCAACTTCCGGGTGTTTATGGTTGCAGGATTGGGAATGAAGGGTAGTGAGTTTAAGGTGGCTCGTACGATTCTCCTAGAGAAGTTACCAGGTAATGGCACTTGGCGATATGGGAAGCCGGAAAAGAAACTGGAGGTCGCGAGTGTCCAGTAATGATTGCACAATCCCATACTTCGCTTATGGTGCAAATCTCAGTTTCGAAGGAATGTACTATCGGTGCCCGGGGCATTTGCCCCGGTGTATCGCCTACATCGAGGACTACAAACTCGTCTTTCGCGGTGTTGCGTCGATCGAACCGGCACGAGGACATCGGGTGTATGGTGCATTGTATCTGCTCGACAAATCGCACTTGGATGCACTCGATCGATTCGAAGGATTTCCACGACTCTACCGGCGCGAGATCATGACAATCCGCAAAGCCGGAAACAATCATTACACCGAAGCATGGGTTTATCTAATGAATCCAGATCTATACGGTTACAGCGCACCCGGTAGCAGTTATCTCGAGACAATCATTGATGGTTGTCGTGACTGGGATATCCCGGAATTCTATCGGAAACAAATTATCAAAATCGCAAGGAGAAACCACTAATGGAAATCAAGCACGAACTCGTCAACGAGAATGCGGTCTTTACAGGATCGGCCGTAGAAGTTGTTCATCAGATGCGGTCTCAGCTCTATTTCGAAAAGGCTTTACCCTTTCGAGAGTATTTGAAACAGCTCATTGAAACAATCGAATCGATTGGTGGTCCTGAATTACATAAAACTGTTTTTAGTGATGACGAATCGCTAACTGATGAACAACTGGCAGAACGGTTCATTCAAGGAATCGTCAGTAATGGGATTTTCAAGGAGGCGTGAGCATTCACTCGCGCAAATGTTACACAAA includes these proteins:
- a CDS encoding N-acetylmuramoyl-L-alanine amidase, giving the protein MSIEIKVISAASGKYSSRPTGTEIDTIVIHYTANGSLEDTIAWFQNPANKVSAHYVIGLDGRIVRMVPDSKRAYHAGVSSLNGRTGVNAFSIGIELVNWGPLKLRDGSYFSWPGDYTHPYEGDTPQLIAGEYWQPFPEPQLTALEQLVQLLREEYPIQWIVGHNEIAPERKRDPGPAFPWERFRPNV
- a CDS encoding gamma-glutamylcyclotransferase, producing MSSNDCTIPYFAYGANLSFEGMYYRCPGHLPRCIAYIEDYKLVFRGVASIEPARGHRVYGALYLLDKSHLDALDRFEGFPRLYRREIMTIRKAGNNHYTEAWVYLMNPDLYGYSAPGSSYLETIIDGCRDWDIPEFYRKQIIKIARRNH
- a CDS encoding holin family protein, translated to MSLLTAVPIVGQIIDKAAGIIDKWVPDKDLAAKLNHDLQAQMLSLDYSALEKEIDAKAKVLVAEVQGQSWLQRNWRPLLMLVFTYIVAHNFVIAPIFGITSVPVPEQMWTLLNIGIGGYIVGRSAEKIATVVKKGIDQTAS
- a CDS encoding amidoligase family protein — its product is MSYTVFNQRFGIEIETAGCKRDKIAQAIKSVVNGTVSQDPSGAYSATLVTQPDGRQWRVQNDRSIMVMRGTQGSEIVSPILTYEDLPILQLIIRAVKLAGCIPHRSCSVHIHVDAAPHTATSLANLAKMVYRNEDMLYQAIGTSEDRRNRWTKPLEQEFIDRLVKHRPDDMNQLNRAWYGRQNNSPEHYDSSRYHGLNFNNLWRTIQTIEFRYFNASLNTQKITSWIQLVLAMSAKALCLKQTTHNKIKTDNPKFNFRVFMVAGLGMKGSEFKVARTILLEKLPGNGTWRYGKPEKKLEVASVQ